One Fibrobacter sp. UBA4297 DNA window includes the following coding sequences:
- a CDS encoding TonB-dependent receptor — MKNIVFAAFAAFAVVSAYAQDDEVTSFEDFDEPVAESNATDASNGGASEVNAAGGSASSEDVTKLDLLSVETESEAEQAAIAKQVETVSTIDAAELQNTSKSVSKAINSASGVKVRKSGGMGGEGKINIRGMEGKNIKVLVNGVPVETQGNLGLDDIPIDQIADIEVYKGYIPARFATDGAGGAINIVTKKRPTNSVDASYSFSSFNTHKASVAASHLIDSIAGAASLEIGVSGYFNHSDNDYEFTSPYMKSSTGEDTSVVRDHDHYTSYNVRAFANLMNAWFDQVSLGAGFGGYDKEIQGVESRIKEATSEGYNFGVSFGLDKKNFFAENLNFGDYFSFGFAENKIIDTSRVHCRNWFSCDTAQKNVGELVSMGLPRLRTVQVYDFNNLLNFDYEFIKDQKIYWNTLVKYHKENPEDDYGSEKAQFNTAGLPGEVFSITTGLSLENNFFDSRFQNLLGFKFHYMKAEISNMPTSLLIEPAVESNDYHDFSYDESLMFKVAKQLSVKASYQHAVRLPTPEELFGDGIRVSAATKLKPEQADNFNFGISVDLQELPFVTRLRFDGDVFYSYYKDRIHYMSSAQMSTPYFNMNPIRVWGYEGDVKLDVNEWVLLGTNWTFQDLRNMKYTAKQGVPKKAIVPNIPRFFMNYLAEFHIGDLFGKEDFLKVWWSANYTDEYFYGWKISSRQSRKIKASFTQDVGVEYSLWDNKLGWSFEVDNITDSESFDKFGESKPGRSFATKIRYSFK, encoded by the coding sequence ATGAAAAATATTGTTTTTGCCGCTTTTGCGGCATTTGCCGTTGTTTCTGCTTATGCGCAGGATGACGAAGTTACTTCGTTCGAAGATTTTGATGAACCCGTCGCGGAAAGCAATGCGACTGATGCTTCCAATGGTGGCGCTTCTGAAGTAAATGCTGCGGGCGGTTCCGCAAGTTCCGAAGATGTGACGAAGCTGGATTTACTCTCGGTTGAAACGGAATCCGAAGCGGAACAGGCTGCCATTGCAAAACAGGTAGAAACAGTCTCTACGATTGATGCCGCCGAATTGCAGAATACGAGCAAGAGCGTTTCTAAGGCGATTAATTCTGCGTCTGGCGTGAAAGTGCGTAAGTCTGGCGGCATGGGCGGCGAAGGCAAAATCAATATTCGCGGCATGGAAGGCAAGAACATCAAGGTGCTTGTCAACGGCGTTCCTGTCGAAACGCAAGGAAATTTGGGACTTGACGATATTCCCATCGACCAAATTGCAGATATCGAAGTTTATAAGGGCTATATTCCGGCGCGTTTTGCTACAGACGGCGCGGGTGGTGCCATTAACATTGTGACTAAGAAACGCCCGACAAATTCTGTGGACGCTTCTTACAGTTTTTCAAGTTTCAATACACACAAAGCATCGGTTGCAGCAAGTCATTTAATCGATAGCATCGCGGGTGCTGCAAGCCTTGAAATTGGCGTGTCCGGTTACTTTAACCATTCCGATAACGATTACGAATTTACATCGCCGTATATGAAAAGTTCTACGGGCGAAGATACGAGCGTTGTTCGCGATCACGATCATTACACCTCTTACAATGTGCGGGCTTTTGCAAATTTGATGAACGCCTGGTTTGATCAAGTGTCGTTGGGGGCGGGTTTCGGTGGTTATGATAAGGAAATCCAAGGCGTTGAAAGTCGCATTAAGGAAGCAACATCCGAAGGCTATAATTTCGGTGTTTCTTTTGGATTGGATAAGAAAAATTTCTTTGCGGAAAACTTGAATTTCGGTGACTATTTCTCGTTTGGTTTTGCTGAAAATAAAATTATTGATACGAGCCGAGTCCATTGTCGTAACTGGTTTAGTTGCGATACGGCGCAAAAGAATGTGGGCGAACTCGTGTCTATGGGACTTCCGAGATTGCGCACGGTGCAGGTGTATGATTTCAATAACTTGCTGAATTTTGATTATGAGTTTATTAAGGATCAAAAGATTTATTGGAATACGCTCGTCAAGTACCACAAGGAAAATCCTGAAGACGATTACGGCTCTGAAAAGGCTCAGTTTAACACAGCGGGGCTTCCGGGAGAAGTTTTCTCGATAACGACGGGGCTTTCTCTTGAAAATAATTTCTTTGATTCGCGCTTCCAAAATCTTCTCGGTTTCAAGTTCCATTACATGAAGGCTGAAATTTCGAATATGCCGACGAGCCTTCTGATTGAACCTGCTGTAGAATCGAATGATTACCATGATTTCAGTTACGATGAAAGCTTGATGTTCAAGGTCGCAAAGCAACTTTCTGTGAAGGCTTCGTATCAGCATGCTGTACGTTTGCCGACTCCTGAAGAACTCTTTGGCGATGGTATTCGCGTGAGTGCGGCGACAAAGTTGAAACCTGAACAGGCTGATAATTTCAACTTTGGAATTTCTGTGGATTTGCAGGAACTGCCGTTTGTAACAAGACTCCGCTTTGACGGTGATGTATTTTATTCGTACTACAAAGATAGAATCCATTACATGAGTTCAGCACAGATGTCTACGCCTTACTTTAACATGAATCCGATTCGTGTCTGGGGCTACGAAGGCGACGTAAAGCTGGATGTCAATGAATGGGTTTTGCTCGGAACGAACTGGACTTTCCAGGATTTGCGTAACATGAAATATACGGCAAAACAGGGCGTCCCCAAGAAGGCGATTGTGCCGAATATTCCGCGATTCTTTATGAACTATCTTGCGGAATTCCATATTGGCGATTTGTTTGGCAAAGAAGACTTCTTGAAAGTCTGGTGGTCTGCAAATTATACGGATGAATATTTCTACGGCTGGAAGATTAGCTCCCGCCAGAGCCGTAAAATTAAAGCTTCGTTCACGCAGGATGTGGGCGTTGAATATTCCCTTTGGGATAATAAACTGGGTTGGAGCTTTGAAGTCGATAACATCACGGATAGCGAATCGTTCGATAAGTTTGGTGAAAGTAAACCGGGTAGAAGTTTTGCAACAAAGATTCGCTACAGTTTTAAATAG
- a CDS encoding ABC transporter ATP-binding protein — protein sequence MSVFKRLTPYMQSRKILYPFALLFSSLSSIAGIAPFIYVWLIVRELFADTGNISYDMVKHYALMAVIFSVISIVLYFSALVCSHLVAFRIEGNIRRITMKKLLKLPLGFFDKNPTGRIRKIIDDNAAVTHTFMAHELPDLAGTIVVPIASLVLMFIFDWRLGIVSLVPIAYAIITLGSKMNKSKDFMQKYMKSLEDMNIEAVEYVRGIPVVKVFQQTIFSFKNFYKTIDDYHQMVTAYSSSWKFIMCSYTTLINGVALLLVPTAILIISHSGNIAATIIDLMLYILVTPVFSQCIMRSMYLSQAVNQAKLAIGSIESLTDYPELATPTNPQTVKHFDIEFKNVKFTYPGTENEVLHDISFKIKEGETVALVGASGGGKSTIAKLVPRFFDANDGEILIGGAPIKEIPQEVLMKNTSFVFQNTRLFKKSILENVRYGTPEASIESVNKALDLAQCREIIDRLPEGINTVIGSKGTYLSGGEQQRIVLARAILKNAPIVVLDEATAFADPENESLIQQALQTLSKGKTVLMIAHRLTSIVNADQILVVQGGRIVERGTHKELVEKGGIFAKMWQDYQQSVSWTIGGKNV from the coding sequence ATGAGTGTTTTCAAAAGACTAACACCTTATATGCAATCGCGAAAAATTTTATATCCGTTTGCACTTTTATTTTCATCATTGAGCTCCATCGCAGGCATAGCGCCCTTTATATATGTATGGCTCATCGTCCGTGAATTATTCGCTGACACAGGTAATATTTCATACGACATGGTCAAGCATTACGCATTGATGGCCGTCATTTTCTCTGTCATAAGCATCGTGCTTTACTTTTCCGCACTCGTTTGTTCGCACTTAGTCGCCTTCCGCATCGAAGGCAACATCCGCAGAATCACCATGAAAAAATTGCTCAAGCTCCCGCTTGGCTTTTTCGACAAGAACCCTACTGGACGCATCCGCAAAATCATTGACGACAACGCAGCCGTCACACACACCTTCATGGCGCACGAGCTTCCGGATTTGGCAGGAACCATCGTTGTTCCCATCGCCTCGCTCGTATTGATGTTCATTTTCGATTGGCGTCTTGGCATCGTATCCCTCGTCCCAATTGCCTATGCCATCATCACGCTCGGTTCCAAGATGAACAAGAGCAAGGACTTTATGCAAAAATACATGAAGTCGCTCGAAGACATGAACATCGAAGCCGTTGAATATGTGCGCGGCATTCCCGTCGTGAAAGTTTTCCAGCAAACGATTTTCTCGTTCAAGAATTTTTATAAGACAATTGATGATTACCATCAGATGGTCACTGCATATTCTAGCAGTTGGAAGTTCATCATGTGCTCTTACACAACGCTCATCAACGGTGTCGCATTGCTCCTCGTTCCGACAGCCATCCTCATCATCTCGCATTCTGGCAACATCGCCGCCACCATCATTGACTTGATGCTCTATATTCTTGTAACACCGGTCTTTTCGCAGTGCATCATGCGCAGCATGTACTTGAGCCAAGCCGTAAACCAGGCAAAACTAGCCATCGGTAGCATTGAATCGTTGACAGATTACCCGGAACTTGCTACACCGACAAACCCGCAAACAGTCAAGCATTTCGATATTGAATTCAAGAATGTCAAGTTCACCTACCCCGGCACAGAAAATGAAGTCCTTCACGACATTTCATTCAAAATAAAGGAAGGCGAAACAGTCGCGCTCGTCGGCGCATCTGGCGGCGGCAAGAGCACCATCGCAAAGCTCGTCCCGAGATTTTTCGATGCCAACGATGGTGAAATTTTAATCGGCGGCGCGCCCATCAAGGAAATACCCCAAGAAGTCCTCATGAAAAACACATCATTCGTTTTCCAGAATACTCGACTCTTCAAGAAGAGTATTTTGGAAAACGTCCGTTACGGAACTCCTGAGGCATCCATTGAAAGCGTCAACAAGGCACTCGATCTCGCCCAATGCCGCGAAATCATTGACCGCCTGCCCGAAGGCATCAACACCGTCATCGGCAGCAAGGGTACATACCTCTCCGGCGGAGAACAGCAGAGAATCGTCCTTGCCCGCGCCATTCTCAAGAATGCACCGATCGTCGTTCTTGATGAAGCGACCGCATTTGCAGACCCCGAAAACGAAAGCCTTATCCAGCAAGCACTGCAAACGCTTTCGAAGGGCAAAACAGTCTTGATGATTGCACACAGACTCACAAGCATCGTGAATGCCGACCAGATTCTCGTAGTACAAGGCGGCCGCATCGTGGAACGCGGCACGCACAAGGAACTCGTTGAAAAAGGCGGCATATTCGCCAAGATGTGGCAAGATTATCAGCAGTCCGTCAGCTGGACTATCGGAGGCAAGAATGTATAA
- a CDS encoding ABC transporter ATP-binding protein — protein sequence MYNWIKNRFVLSDEGTKTFIKGVFWTTWHYLSLMLPLSFVFLFLKEFMAKMQDPSAEPHNFWVYIAIAVVIYFVMYFIYALSYDSTYESVYSECKKRRITLAEKLRKLPLAFFGKKDLSDLTSTIMNDVNALEMIFAHAVPEIFAVGAMLIICAIALIIYNPVMAAALLWVAPFAGLLIYLSRKLQFKNFKHTYNAARVITEDIQESLENIQEIKSYCEEDSVCKALDDHSKFYEHSQIKGEFMSGVILNGAQIFLKLGLASVLIFGSILLAQDKLSVFDYLVYIVCASTIYSPIYLVLNNMTELFYLDVRLKRFKEMDDMEVQRGSTKFEPADYDIEFKNVDFYYNKEKQVLKKASFTAKQGEITALVGPSGSGKTTAAKLAARFWDIQGGTITLGGQDISRIDPETLLKNFSIVFQDVVLFNTSIRDNIRIGKRDATDEEILRAAKLANCDDFVQKLPQGYDTVIGENGDTLSGGERQRISIARAILKDAPIVLLDEATASLDVENESKIQQSISKLVQNKTVIIIAHRMRTIANADKVVVLQNGQVVETGSPAELKAKGGLFGKMLKLQEVN from the coding sequence ATGTATAATTGGATCAAAAATCGCTTTGTCCTCTCTGATGAAGGTACAAAAACATTTATCAAAGGCGTATTTTGGACAACGTGGCATTACCTTTCGTTAATGCTCCCACTTTCGTTCGTATTCCTGTTCCTCAAGGAATTCATGGCGAAAATGCAAGATCCATCTGCCGAACCGCATAATTTTTGGGTTTACATAGCAATTGCTGTCGTCATTTATTTTGTCATGTACTTCATCTACGCACTTTCTTACGACAGTACATACGAATCAGTCTATTCGGAATGTAAAAAACGTCGCATCACGCTCGCCGAAAAGTTGCGCAAGCTTCCGCTCGCTTTCTTTGGCAAAAAGGACCTTTCCGACTTGACATCGACTATCATGAACGACGTGAACGCCCTTGAAATGATTTTCGCACACGCCGTCCCGGAAATATTTGCCGTCGGAGCAATGCTCATCATCTGCGCTATCGCACTCATCATTTACAATCCGGTGATGGCTGCTGCACTTTTGTGGGTAGCACCATTTGCAGGATTGCTCATTTACCTCTCCCGCAAATTACAGTTCAAAAACTTCAAGCATACCTACAATGCGGCCCGCGTCATTACCGAAGACATTCAGGAAAGCCTTGAAAATATTCAAGAAATCAAGTCCTACTGCGAAGAAGACAGCGTCTGCAAAGCATTGGATGATCACTCCAAATTCTATGAACATTCCCAGATTAAAGGCGAATTCATGTCTGGTGTCATCTTGAACGGCGCACAAATCTTCCTGAAGCTCGGACTTGCCTCTGTCCTCATTTTCGGTTCTATTCTCCTTGCACAAGACAAATTAAGCGTATTTGATTACCTCGTGTACATCGTCTGCGCATCGACGATTTACAGTCCCATTTATCTCGTTCTAAACAACATGACGGAACTATTCTACTTGGATGTCCGCCTCAAGCGATTCAAGGAGATGGACGATATGGAAGTCCAGCGCGGTTCCACAAAGTTTGAGCCCGCTGATTACGACATTGAATTCAAGAACGTCGATTTCTACTACAACAAAGAAAAGCAAGTTTTGAAGAAGGCTTCGTTCACCGCCAAGCAAGGCGAAATCACCGCACTCGTGGGCCCCTCTGGCAGCGGAAAGACAACAGCCGCAAAGCTCGCCGCCCGCTTCTGGGACATTCAGGGTGGTACCATCACGCTCGGCGGCCAGGACATTTCAAGAATCGATCCTGAAACGCTCCTCAAGAATTTCTCAATCGTCTTCCAGGATGTCGTACTCTTCAACACCTCCATCCGCGACAACATCCGCATCGGTAAACGCGACGCCACAGACGAAGAAATTCTGCGAGCTGCAAAACTTGCAAACTGCGATGACTTTGTCCAAAAGCTCCCGCAAGGCTACGACACCGTCATCGGCGAAAACGGTGACACGCTCTCCGGCGGCGAACGCCAACGCATTTCTATCGCCCGCGCCATCCTCAAGGACGCCCCTATCGTGCTCCTTGACGAAGCCACCGCAAGCCTCGACGTCGAAAACGAATCCAAGATTCAACAGAGCATTTCGAAACTCGTACAGAACAAGACCGTCATCATCATCGCCCACCGCATGCGCACCATCGCCAATGCAGACAAGGTCGTGGTGTTGCAAAACGGTCAAGTTGTCGAAACCGGCTCCCCCGCAGAACTCAAAGCGAAAGGCGGCCTCTTCGGCAAAATGCTCAAGCTCCAAGAAGTGAATTAA
- a CDS encoding type II toxin-antitoxin system RelB/DinJ family antitoxin translates to MNKTANLYARIEPDVKEQAENILETLGISVSSAINMFYKQIILQQGIPFDVKLPKAPENAAKWSKERLDTELEKGYNDMLKGRTRPAAMVLSDVKKNHKI, encoded by the coding sequence ATGAACAAGACTGCAAATTTATACGCCCGCATAGAGCCTGATGTCAAAGAACAAGCCGAAAACATCCTGGAAACTCTCGGTATATCCGTTTCCAGCGCCATCAACATGTTCTATAAGCAGATTATTCTGCAACAGGGAATTCCCTTTGATGTGAAGCTGCCTAAAGCTCCCGAAAATGCCGCTAAATGGTCAAAAGAGCGCCTCGACACGGAACTCGAAAAAGGATACAATGACATGCTGAAAGGTCGCACCCGCCCTGCAGCGATGGTCCTTTCCGATGTCAAGAAGAATCACAAGATATGA
- a CDS encoding class I SAM-dependent methyltransferase — protein sequence MTSLRFMDNAFDVVVIANALHIIPEPSKALAEIRRVLKDDGVLIAPNFIFPADGKRNLWQKLLSLVGVRFAHEWTEDEYKSFLKGNGWTITENCVIKGRIDLAYVECGK from the coding sequence GTGACTTCGTTACGCTTTATGGACAACGCTTTTGATGTGGTCGTGATTGCGAATGCTCTCCACATTATCCCGGAGCCCTCGAAGGCGCTTGCGGAAATCCGCCGCGTCTTGAAAGATGACGGAGTGCTGATTGCTCCGAACTTTATATTCCCTGCTGACGGCAAAAGAAACTTGTGGCAAAAGCTTTTGAGTCTTGTCGGTGTCCGCTTTGCGCACGAATGGACGGAAGACGAATACAAGTCTTTCTTAAAAGGGAATGGCTGGACGATAACGGAAAATTGCGTTATTAAGGGGCGGATTGATTTGGCGTATGTGGAGTGCGGGAAATGA
- a CDS encoding alpha/beta hydrolase, translated as MKKTFLVTVAAVFCFTTSANACLAACKEKKRDEAYSKPLTATTLQTIIDNALPLKTVDPELGEPYQVYPIDVKPYDKDFHATLIEYPYGSSPRAVAQASSPRGIILYVHGYNDYFFQEELAEKSDSAGFAFFAIDLHYNGRSYSEGEPRSDMRSVKEYYAELDAAIALSKRIASKGSNAKLPFVILGHSQGGLITPNYLNERNSEDFAALVLNSPFLDYKNSWFVRNVAFPVFSDIALLLPDAPAPKQEAPKYNISLLKSEKGEWEFNRELKSDEWPQQYFGYLRATTRGIKWIHAGMQIKAPVLMMRSGCTVNTVKWDDDYMRCDCMLDVNLLEKWAPKLGNDVTTVTITDGLHDLFLSRKEVRDNAYRTMFEFLDGAVLRKQIVVAQNF; from the coding sequence ATGAAAAAGACATTTCTCGTTACGGTTGCGGCCGTATTCTGTTTTACAACTTCTGCAAATGCATGCCTTGCTGCCTGCAAGGAAAAGAAGCGCGACGAGGCATATAGTAAGCCTCTCACGGCAACTACGCTACAGACTATTATTGATAACGCTTTGCCGTTGAAAACGGTGGACCCAGAACTTGGCGAACCCTATCAGGTTTACCCGATTGATGTGAAACCGTATGACAAAGATTTCCATGCAACGCTGATTGAATATCCTTACGGAAGTTCTCCGCGTGCTGTGGCGCAGGCTTCTAGTCCGCGTGGAATTATCTTGTATGTGCATGGTTATAATGATTACTTCTTCCAGGAAGAACTTGCGGAAAAATCGGATTCTGCGGGTTTTGCGTTCTTTGCAATTGACTTGCATTACAATGGTCGTTCGTATAGCGAAGGTGAGCCGCGTTCGGATATGCGAAGTGTTAAGGAATACTATGCGGAATTGGATGCGGCTATTGCGCTTAGCAAGAGGATTGCGTCGAAAGGCTCGAATGCGAAATTGCCGTTTGTCATTCTCGGCCATTCGCAGGGTGGGCTGATTACGCCGAATTACCTGAATGAACGCAATAGCGAAGATTTTGCGGCTCTCGTTTTGAATAGCCCGTTCCTAGATTATAAAAATAGCTGGTTTGTCCGCAACGTGGCTTTCCCTGTGTTCTCGGATATTGCGCTGTTGTTGCCCGATGCACCCGCTCCGAAACAGGAAGCCCCTAAGTACAACATTTCTCTTCTGAAAAGTGAAAAAGGCGAGTGGGAATTCAATCGTGAATTGAAAAGTGATGAATGGCCGCAACAGTATTTTGGCTACCTCCGTGCGACAACTCGCGGCATCAAGTGGATCCATGCGGGAATGCAAATCAAGGCTCCTGTTCTCATGATGCGTAGCGGCTGCACGGTAAATACGGTCAAGTGGGATGACGACTACATGCGTTGCGACTGCATGCTCGATGTGAATCTCCTTGAAAAGTGGGCTCCGAAATTGGGTAACGATGTCACGACCGTGACGATTACGGACGGCTTGCATGACTTGTTCCTCTCGCGTAAGGAAGTTCGCGATAACGCTTACCGCACGATGTTTGAATTCTTGGATGGTGCCGTTTTGCGGAAGCAAATAGTTGTTGCACAGAACTTTTAA
- a CDS encoding DMT family transporter, with translation MNKNAIAIIYAIAAAAFYALNVPCSKMLLTQISPIFLAGLLYIGAGLGIGILYLLHFKHEPQSERLGKKDLPYTLGMILLDIIAPILLMFGVKYGTSGNASLLGNFEIVATTLIALFIFKEKVSLRLWFAILFVTISSFILSFENDEGFKFSVGSIFVLGATICWGLENNCTKKISDKSTYQIVTIKGLCSGIGSIIVSVATNETNVVAKYIPLALLLGFIAYGLSIFTYIRAQKYLGAAKTSAFYAIAPFIGVLFSIVLLNEEITTQYIVALLIMIAGTAFVIYDTLIREHSHLHKHIFTHTHNGISHTHTIEHSHLHSHFFSSAKHGHHHNVKDLEKLANDLHA, from the coding sequence ATGAACAAAAATGCCATCGCGATTATCTACGCTATCGCAGCAGCAGCATTTTACGCATTGAACGTTCCCTGTTCCAAAATGTTGCTTACACAAATTTCACCCATTTTTCTAGCAGGATTACTTTATATCGGAGCAGGCCTCGGCATCGGCATTCTTTATTTACTTCACTTCAAGCACGAGCCTCAATCAGAAAGACTCGGCAAAAAGGATTTGCCCTATACCTTGGGAATGATTCTACTCGATATCATCGCCCCCATTTTGCTCATGTTCGGCGTAAAATACGGAACGTCGGGCAATGCCTCTCTACTAGGGAATTTCGAAATTGTAGCCACAACGCTAATAGCTCTTTTCATCTTTAAAGAAAAAGTTTCTCTGCGCTTATGGTTTGCTATTTTATTTGTAACGATATCTAGTTTCATTCTCTCTTTTGAAAATGATGAAGGTTTCAAATTTTCAGTAGGTTCCATCTTTGTTCTCGGAGCGACAATCTGCTGGGGTCTAGAAAACAACTGCACCAAAAAAATTTCAGACAAAAGCACATATCAAATTGTAACCATAAAAGGACTTTGTTCAGGAATCGGTTCAATAATCGTTTCCGTAGCAACAAACGAAACCAACGTTGTTGCCAAGTACATTCCATTGGCGCTATTGCTTGGTTTCATAGCCTACGGCTTGAGCATTTTCACATACATCCGCGCACAAAAATATTTGGGAGCGGCAAAGACTAGCGCATTTTATGCCATAGCGCCATTTATCGGCGTCCTATTTTCCATAGTTCTTTTGAACGAAGAAATCACAACACAATACATCGTAGCGCTATTGATTATGATTGCAGGAACTGCCTTCGTCATTTACGACACGTTAATTCGTGAGCATTCACACTTGCACAAGCATATTTTCACGCACACGCACAATGGGATATCCCATACGCACACCATTGAGCACTCTCACTTGCATAGCCACTTTTTTTCAAGCGCAAAACACGGCCATCATCACAACGTCAAAGATTTAGAAAAACTCGCAAACGATTTACACGCATAA
- a CDS encoding ZIP family metal transporter has product MNQAFIPIIQGLTIPFLGTVLGAACVFFIHGQMKQNLKRGLLAFAAGVMVAASVWSLLLPAIEASEHLGKLAFAPAAVGFWAGILFLFILDKITPHLHLGSQTPEGPRAKLKRTTMLTLAVTLHNLPEGMAVGIVFAGWLSGNVAITLSAAFALSIGIAIQNFPEGAVVSLPLKAEGATRKKAFALGALSGAVEPIGALITLIAAEILSPFMPYLLSFAAGAMIYVVVEEMLPEVSEGDHFDAGTILFTVGFTLMMALDSAL; this is encoded by the coding sequence ATGAATCAAGCTTTTATTCCGATTATCCAAGGCCTCACCATCCCATTTTTAGGGACGGTTCTCGGCGCAGCCTGCGTATTCTTTATCCACGGGCAAATGAAGCAGAACCTCAAGCGCGGACTTTTAGCATTTGCGGCAGGAGTCATGGTAGCGGCATCCGTCTGGAGCCTGCTCCTCCCGGCTATCGAAGCTAGCGAGCATTTGGGTAAATTAGCATTCGCACCCGCCGCAGTGGGGTTCTGGGCAGGTATTTTATTCCTGTTCATTTTGGATAAAATCACACCTCATTTGCATTTGGGCAGTCAAACTCCTGAAGGACCAAGAGCAAAACTCAAACGCACCACAATGCTCACGCTCGCCGTGACGCTCCACAATTTACCCGAAGGCATGGCTGTCGGCATCGTTTTCGCAGGGTGGCTTTCCGGGAACGTCGCCATCACGCTCTCGGCCGCATTCGCGCTTTCCATCGGTATCGCGATACAAAACTTCCCTGAAGGAGCAGTCGTTTCTCTCCCGCTAAAAGCCGAAGGCGCAACGCGCAAAAAGGCATTCGCACTTGGGGCGCTCTCCGGAGCTGTCGAACCCATCGGTGCATTGATTACCTTAATCGCCGCCGAAATTCTTTCGCCGTTCATGCCCTACCTGCTCTCGTTTGCGGCAGGCGCAATGATTTACGTTGTCGTCGAAGAAATGCTCCCCGAAGTGAGCGAAGGCGACCACTTTGACGCAGGCACAATTCTCTTCACCGTCGGCTTCACGCTCATGATGGCACTCGACAGCGCGCTTTAA